The following is a genomic window from Thaumasiovibrio subtropicus.
TGGCAACTAGGTGGAAAGTTGGATAAGTTTGATCAGGATATCATCGCGATCTTAACCAAATCGGGTAGACGCTCTGTTAGTGAAATTGCGCGGGAGGTGAACCTGTCACGTACTGCTGTCACGGCGAGGATAAAACGTTTAGAAGAAGAAGGCGTGATTTTAGGTTATCACGCCACTGTTGCCCGACCCGAAAGTCAAGTCACCGCATACATGGCGCTGCATTTTGATACTTCGAATGCCGATTACAGTTGCGAGAAGTATAGCGCGATTATCGAAAAGATCCCTGAAGTGCAATGGATGGACATCATCAGCGGAGAGACAGATATGATGTTGTTTGTAGAGGCCAAAAGTATGCAGCGTTTGAATCAGATCCGAGATGACTTGCAAAAATTGCCTTATCTTCGTCATTTGATTACCCATACTGTGCTGAACACCTTCTTTAATCGCCGTTTTTAATTTTAGGCCACCAGCGTAGATACTGTATGCCTAGAAACGCTCGCTCTTGAGGGGCTTAAGTCTCGACATACTAAGATCTCGATCGAACAAACGCCAAGTGCTGTATAAATAAACAGTATTTTGAAGCGTATTCTGATAACTTGCTACATTGATACACTCAAGCCACCCGAGGTGCTTGTTCAGCGAGAATGCCTAGGTTTGCCATCGAGGCGCTGCTTTGAAGTTCTAGTCAACGAAATCAAAAAACAGTATTAACGATGGTGATCCTCAAAAACTCGCCCTTTGGGAAGCGACTAGCTGCCCGATTTCTGCGCTAAATGTGTTCGAAAGAGGAAACCATTCCTTTACACCTTTGCCTTGGTACCTTG
Proteins encoded in this region:
- a CDS encoding Lrp/AsnC family transcriptional regulator, with the protein product MDKFDQDIIAILTKSGRRSVSEIAREVNLSRTAVTARIKRLEEEGVILGYHATVARPESQVTAYMALHFDTSNADYSCEKYSAIIEKIPEVQWMDIISGETDMMLFVEAKSMQRLNQIRDDLQKLPYLRHLITHTVLNTFFNRRF